In a single window of the Phaeobacter sp. G2 genome:
- a CDS encoding peptidase M23 produces MTNRAAGLLLFALISFAAPLQGQQAPAEAAQAAADQLEAATVALEAAESARDRVKALTGTVRAYEAGLGAMREGLRRVARRESQLLTQLKSREDDVAELLGILQTIETSAPPVLMLHPSGPLGAARSAMMVAEVTPGLYARAEALRRDLEEVQTLRLLQQNAAGTLEKGLSGVQEARTALSAAIADRTDLPRRFTENSVRTAILISSTETLTGFASGLAEIAGGAEKITPLSVDISAQRGELDLPVEGLLLRGFEKRDAAGIARPGLLIAARPRALVSTPTAATIRYRGPLLDLGNVVILEPQPDTLFILSGLAEVYGAAGQVIPAGTPVGLMGGSAPQAGAILSLSGEGGGTDRTETLYIEVRMDNSPVDPATWFRIGKGG; encoded by the coding sequence ATGACCAACCGCGCCGCAGGGCTGCTTCTTTTTGCATTGATCAGCTTTGCCGCACCGCTGCAGGGCCAGCAGGCGCCTGCCGAGGCTGCACAGGCGGCAGCGGATCAGTTGGAGGCGGCAACGGTGGCTTTGGAAGCCGCCGAAAGTGCGCGGGATCGGGTCAAGGCGCTAACTGGCACGGTGCGCGCCTACGAGGCCGGGCTGGGGGCCATGCGTGAGGGGTTGCGGCGGGTGGCGCGCCGCGAATCGCAACTGCTGACCCAGCTGAAATCCCGCGAGGACGACGTGGCAGAGCTGTTGGGCATCCTGCAGACCATAGAAACTTCTGCGCCGCCGGTGCTGATGCTGCATCCTTCGGGGCCGCTGGGGGCGGCGCGCTCGGCCATGATGGTGGCTGAGGTAACACCGGGGCTTTATGCCCGCGCCGAGGCGCTGCGCCGTGACCTGGAAGAGGTGCAGACCCTACGCCTGTTGCAGCAAAACGCTGCTGGCACCCTGGAAAAGGGTCTGTCCGGGGTGCAAGAGGCCCGGACCGCCCTGTCCGCCGCAATTGCTGACCGCACCGATCTGCCGCGGCGCTTTACCGAAAACTCCGTGCGCACTGCTATTTTGATTTCCTCGACTGAGACACTGACCGGATTTGCCAGTGGCTTGGCTGAAATTGCCGGCGGTGCTGAAAAGATTACGCCCCTTTCAGTGGATATCAGCGCCCAACGGGGAGAGCTTGACCTGCCGGTTGAAGGCCTGCTGCTGCGCGGCTTTGAAAAACGCGATGCGGCGGGGATTGCCCGTCCCGGCCTGCTGATTGCCGCCCGGCCCCGCGCCTTGGTGAGCACGCCAACGGCGGCGACAATCCGCTACCGTGGCCCGCTTTTGGACCTTGGCAATGTGGTGATCCTTGAACCACAGCCGGATACGCTTTTTATTTTGTCAGGACTGGCAGAGGTGTATGGCGCGGCTGGTCAGGTCATTCCCGCAGGCACGCCGGTGGGCCTGATGGGGGGAAGTGCTCCGCAGGCTGGTGCCATTTTGTCACTAAGTGGTGAAGGGGGTGGAACTGACCGGACAGAAACGCTCTATATAGAAGTTAGAATGGATAACAGCCCGGTGGATCCTGCAACATGGTTCCGCATCGGAAAAGGTGGATGA
- a CDS encoding S41 family peptidase — protein MRKFAMAAIGGTLAGIVATTYVAGPLLAQETDREATVYEQLDLFGDIFERIRAQYVEEVDEKELIEAAIGGMLSSLDPHSSYLKPDDAASMQVQTRGEFGGLGIEVTQEEGFVKVVSPIDGTPADEAGMEAGDFITHVDGESVLGLGLNEAVDLMRGPVGSEIVITVVREGEGEPFDVSIIRDTIKLTAVRARTEGETVVLRITTFNRQTTPNLVSGLQEQIEEAGGIDKVSGIVLDLRNNPGGLLTEAISVADSFLDSGEIVSTRGRNPEDGERFNATPGDLSGGKPIVVLINGGSASASEIVAGALQDHRRAIVVGSKSFGKGSVQTVMPLRGNGAMRLTTARYYTPSGRSIQALGVSPDIVVEQPRRTAETEEAEEESAARRTRTEADLRGSLNNDSLTEDEIRQIKEDRERAEKAAALREQDYQLAYAIDILKGLVALGPKQ, from the coding sequence ATGAGAAAATTTGCCATGGCGGCTATTGGCGGCACGCTGGCCGGAATCGTTGCAACAACCTATGTGGCCGGCCCGCTGCTGGCGCAGGAGACGGACCGCGAAGCAACGGTCTATGAGCAGCTGGATCTTTTTGGCGATATCTTTGAGCGTATTCGCGCCCAGTATGTCGAAGAGGTTGACGAGAAAGAGCTGATCGAGGCGGCCATTGGTGGCATGCTGTCGTCGCTTGATCCGCATTCCAGCTATCTGAAACCAGATGATGCGGCCAGCATGCAGGTGCAGACTCGCGGTGAATTTGGCGGGCTCGGCATCGAGGTGACCCAGGAAGAGGGCTTTGTCAAAGTTGTCTCGCCCATTGATGGCACCCCGGCGGATGAGGCTGGCATGGAAGCCGGCGATTTCATTACCCATGTAGATGGCGAAAGCGTGCTTGGTCTGGGTCTGAACGAAGCGGTTGACCTGATGCGCGGTCCGGTGGGATCTGAAATTGTGATCACTGTGGTGCGCGAAGGCGAGGGAGAGCCCTTTGATGTGTCGATCATCCGCGACACCATCAAGTTGACAGCCGTACGGGCCCGCACCGAAGGCGAAACCGTGGTGCTGCGGATCACCACCTTTAACCGTCAGACCACCCCCAACCTGGTATCCGGTTTGCAGGAACAGATCGAAGAGGCCGGCGGCATCGACAAGGTCAGCGGCATTGTGCTGGATCTGCGTAACAACCCCGGCGGCTTGCTGACCGAGGCGATCAGCGTTGCTGATAGTTTCCTCGACAGCGGCGAGATCGTCTCGACCCGTGGCCGCAACCCAGAAGACGGCGAGCGATTCAACGCCACCCCCGGGGATCTCTCTGGTGGCAAACCCATCGTGGTGCTGATCAACGGTGGCTCTGCTTCGGCGTCTGAAATTGTCGCCGGTGCACTGCAGGATCATCGCCGCGCCATCGTCGTGGGCAGCAAAAGCTTTGGCAAAGGTTCGGTTCAGACCGTGATGCCGCTGCGGGGCAATGGCGCCATGCGCTTGACCACGGCGCGTTATTACACCCCCTCTGGCCGGTCGATCCAGGCGCTGGGCGTGTCCCCCGACATCGTGGTCGAGCAGCCGCGCCGCACCGCCGAGACAGAAGAGGCCGAGGAAGAGAGCGCAGCCCGCCGGACCCGCACCGAGGCGGATCTGCGTGGCAGCCTCAACAACGACAGCCTGACCGAGGATGAAATCCGCCAGATCAAAGAGGATCGTGAGCGGGCAGAAAAAGCCGCTGCACTGCGTGAGCAGGATTACCAGCTGGCCTATGCCATCGACATCCTCAAGGGTCTTGTTGCCCTGGGGCCAAAGCAATAA
- the rsgA gene encoding ribosome small subunit-dependent GTPase A — translation MTTRDDPQAPASGVDQGAPDQHGADLSVLEKLGWQPFFADQVMGEDLEQTPPVRVVEAHRSGLRVQGDGIDQLVPPKLAATVGDWVLLDRVLPTASRVLERKSLFKRRAPGHDRSIQLIAANTDTSFIVTSCNPDFNLARLERYLALAFEAEVTPVILLTKPDLCDDPAPYVEQAQSISSRVPVVLLNAKSDSAKDQLAPWCKPGDTLVFLGTSGVGKSTLVNALFGRDTAETAEIREDDARGRHTTRHRQMRFLPNGCAVMDTPGMRELQMAEAEAGIADLFEDLTDLAGQCKFRNCKHENEPGCALIAARTRGDLDPVRLERWRKLVVEDRSNTASLAERKRGGKALRKTIRSMKKLNKKLGR, via the coding sequence ATGACCACCCGGGATGATCCCCAAGCGCCAGCAAGCGGTGTTGATCAGGGCGCTCCAGATCAACACGGCGCAGATCTGTCCGTGCTGGAGAAGCTCGGCTGGCAGCCGTTCTTTGCCGATCAGGTGATGGGAGAGGACCTGGAGCAGACCCCGCCGGTGCGGGTTGTCGAGGCCCATCGCAGCGGGTTACGCGTTCAGGGGGACGGTATCGACCAGCTGGTACCGCCGAAACTGGCTGCCACGGTTGGTGACTGGGTGTTGCTCGACCGGGTGCTGCCAACCGCCAGTCGGGTGCTGGAGCGCAAAAGCCTGTTCAAGCGGCGCGCTCCGGGGCATGACCGCAGTATCCAGTTGATCGCGGCCAATACCGATACCAGTTTTATTGTCACCTCCTGCAATCCCGATTTCAACCTGGCCCGGCTGGAACGCTATCTGGCGCTGGCCTTTGAGGCCGAGGTGACGCCAGTGATCCTGCTGACCAAGCCGGATCTCTGCGACGATCCTGCGCCCTATGTGGAACAGGCGCAGAGCATCTCGTCACGGGTGCCGGTGGTGCTGCTGAATGCCAAAAGCGATAGCGCCAAAGACCAGCTCGCGCCCTGGTGCAAACCGGGTGACACGCTGGTGTTTCTGGGCACCTCGGGGGTGGGGAAATCGACACTGGTCAATGCTCTGTTTGGCCGGGACACCGCTGAGACGGCTGAAATTCGCGAGGATGATGCCCGTGGTCGCCATACCACGCGGCACCGGCAGATGCGGTTTTTGCCCAATGGCTGCGCTGTGATGGACACGCCGGGCATGCGCGAGCTGCAGATGGCCGAGGCAGAGGCCGGCATTGCCGATCTGTTTGAGGATCTGACCGACCTCGCCGGTCAGTGTAAGTTCCGCAATTGCAAACACGAAAACGAGCCCGGCTGTGCCTTGATCGCCGCCCGTACGCGCGGTGATCTTGATCCCGTGCGGCTGGAGCGCTGGCGCAAGCTGGTTGTCGAGGACCGCAGCAACACCGCGTCGCTTGCAGAGCGCAAACGAGGCGGCAAGGCCCTGCGCAAAACCATCCGCAGCATGAAAAAGCTGAACAAGAAGCTTGGCCGCTGA
- a CDS encoding trifunctional transcriptional activator/DNA repair protein Ada/methylated-DNA--[protein]-cysteine S-methyltransferase: MMFDLPDSQTLYAALCARDASYEGRAYVGVSSTGIFCRLSCPARNPKFENCQFFASPGACIEAGFRACKRCKPLKAAAGDDPMVQPLIDALEARPTHRWREDDLVQLGYDPSTVRRAFKRHFGMTFLEMARQRRLREGFTALSAGEPVIAAQIDAGFDSPSAFRAAFARLVGMAPGAFRKDALLLADWIDTPLGAMIAISCQHQLHLLEFADRKALPREMQRLQKAQPGGIGFGRPAPTQQIAAELADYFAGTQARFDTPLALHGTDFERQVWRALLQIPAGETRSYSQIAQELGRPTATRAVARANGSNQIAVVIPCHRVLAADGSLTGYGGGLWRKQRLIEIETSYTERLTA, from the coding sequence ATGATGTTTGACCTGCCTGATTCCCAAACGCTTTATGCCGCGCTTTGCGCCCGTGATGCGAGCTATGAGGGGCGCGCCTATGTTGGCGTCTCTTCCACTGGTATCTTTTGTCGCCTCAGTTGCCCGGCGCGCAACCCCAAGTTCGAGAACTGCCAGTTCTTTGCCTCGCCCGGCGCCTGCATCGAGGCAGGTTTTCGTGCCTGCAAACGCTGCAAGCCGCTGAAAGCTGCCGCCGGGGATGACCCGATGGTGCAGCCGCTGATCGACGCGCTGGAGGCGCGTCCGACCCACCGGTGGCGCGAGGATGACCTGGTGCAGCTGGGTTATGATCCTTCGACCGTGCGGCGGGCTTTCAAGCGCCATTTTGGCATGACCTTTCTGGAAATGGCGCGGCAACGGCGGCTGCGTGAGGGCTTTACCGCCCTGTCCGCCGGAGAGCCGGTGATTGCGGCGCAGATCGATGCGGGCTTTGACAGCCCCTCGGCCTTTCGCGCTGCCTTTGCCCGGTTGGTTGGCATGGCCCCCGGTGCCTTTCGCAAGGATGCGCTGCTGTTGGCGGATTGGATCGATACGCCGCTTGGAGCGATGATTGCCATCAGCTGTCAGCACCAGCTGCATCTGCTTGAATTTGCCGATCGCAAGGCCCTGCCGCGGGAGATGCAGCGGCTGCAAAAGGCGCAGCCCGGCGGCATTGGCTTTGGTCGCCCGGCGCCGACGCAGCAGATTGCGGCGGAACTGGCTGATTATTTTGCCGGTACCCAGGCGCGATTTGATACGCCTCTGGCGCTGCATGGTACCGATTTTGAACGGCAGGTCTGGCGCGCCCTGTTGCAGATCCCGGCGGGTGAGACCCGCAGCTATTCGCAGATCGCCCAGGAGCTGGGCCGCCCGACCGCAACCCGCGCGGTGGCGCGGGCCAATGGCAGTAATCAAATTGCCGTGGTCATTCCCTGCCACCGGGTTCTTGCGGCGGATGGCAGCCTGACCGGCTATGGCGGCGGGCTGTGGCGCAAACAACGGCTCATCGAGATTGAAACCAGCTACACAGAAAGGCTGACTGCATGA
- a CDS encoding isocitrate lyase/phosphoenolpyruvate mutase family protein — MTYSQRARAFGTLHQPGTPLVLYNIWDAGSAAAIAQNGAQALGTGSWSVAAAQGYGDGETIPLELLLQIVTRITAHCDLPLTVDFEGGFARQPETLTLNAKKLVATGAVGINFEDQIIGGDGLYEINEQTNRIAAMRAADADYFINARTDLFLKTPAPDRHEDLLDEALTRAAAYAAAGASGFFVPGLTDAGLIARITEASPLPVNVMMRPGMTLSAMAASGVARASYGPQPYVKAMQQLGADFAALE; from the coding sequence ATGACTTATTCCCAACGGGCTCGTGCCTTTGGCACCCTGCACCAACCGGGCACCCCCCTGGTGCTGTATAATATCTGGGATGCGGGCAGCGCGGCTGCGATTGCCCAAAACGGTGCTCAGGCGCTGGGCACCGGCAGCTGGTCGGTGGCGGCAGCACAGGGCTATGGTGATGGGGAGACGATCCCACTGGAGCTGCTGTTGCAGATTGTCACGCGGATCACCGCCCATTGTGATCTACCGTTGACGGTTGATTTTGAAGGCGGATTTGCGCGACAGCCCGAGACGCTGACCTTGAATGCCAAAAAACTGGTGGCAACGGGCGCGGTTGGGATCAATTTTGAGGATCAGATCATCGGCGGCGACGGGCTTTATGAGATCAATGAGCAAACCAACCGGATTGCAGCGATGCGCGCGGCTGATGCGGATTACTTTATCAATGCCCGTACCGATTTGTTTTTGAAAACCCCGGCGCCTGACCGCCATGAGGATCTGCTGGATGAAGCGCTGACGCGGGCGGCCGCCTATGCCGCCGCCGGGGCCAGTGGCTTTTTTGTTCCCGGCCTGACGGATGCGGGGTTGATTGCCCGTATCACGGAGGCCTCGCCGCTGCCGGTCAATGTGATGATGCGTCCCGGCATGACCCTGTCAGCCATGGCCGCTTCCGGTGTGGCACGGGCCAGCTATGGGCCGCAGCCCTATGTCAAGGCAATGCAACAACTGGGTGCGGACTTTGCGGCGCTAGAGTAG
- a CDS encoding DUF6478 family protein, which yields MGGFLNKLFHRRALRRWQRGTAQAARMPLSQLRQLRNQARALRGELDRLIHIAEGRLALPQIGTSFFPRPHGTDWSWRPELWRGPMPTPGISSVPSKSKLGDEITLFHDCSISELTLRQLRNSREEDLAPFGLRMDVFNFDGSFLSLVVDLPTEACQGLSRHHLMRIDSIIETEKPIEIFARLNIRHGPNTEQLVRELPLGEKNVTVEFDLAYSDLNEKRIERIWLDLIFEAPDMNQVILRDLTFARHRRANI from the coding sequence ATGGGCGGTTTTCTAAACAAGCTGTTTCATCGGCGCGCCCTGCGGCGCTGGCAGCGGGGCACAGCCCAGGCCGCGCGCATGCCGCTGTCACAACTGCGCCAACTGCGAAACCAGGCCCGTGCGCTGCGGGGGGAGTTGGACCGGTTGATCCATATCGCCGAAGGACGTCTGGCCCTGCCGCAAATTGGCACCTCCTTTTTTCCACGTCCCCATGGCACCGACTGGTCCTGGCGGCCCGAGCTGTGGCGCGGACCAATGCCGACACCGGGAATTTCCTCGGTGCCCTCCAAATCCAAGCTTGGTGACGAAATCACCCTGTTTCACGATTGCAGCATTTCGGAGCTGACTTTGCGCCAGTTGCGCAACAGCCGCGAAGAGGATCTCGCCCCCTTTGGCCTGCGCATGGACGTGTTTAATTTTGACGGATCCTTCCTGTCGTTGGTCGTCGACCTCCCGACTGAGGCCTGCCAGGGCCTGTCGCGGCATCATCTGATGCGCATCGACAGCATAATAGAGACCGAAAAGCCCATCGAAATTTTTGCCCGTCTCAATATTCGCCACGGCCCCAACACCGAACAATTGGTGCGCGAATTGCCCTTGGGTGAAAAAAACGTCACCGTGGAATTTGACCTCGCCTATTCCGACCTGAACGAAAAGCGCATCGAGCGTATCTGGCTCGACCTCATCTTTGAGGCGCCTGACATGAACCAGGTCATTCTGCGCGATCTGACTTTTGCGCGCCACCGCCGCGCCAATATCTGA
- a CDS encoding ABC transporter transmembrane domain-containing protein: MPRTLFSFIWRYSKRQQMGLLALTLLIFPFLFASLELPKRIINDAIGAPTPRVEVWGHEMSQVEYLLVLCCGFLAAVIIAGVLKMRLNTAKGVTAERLLRRLRYTLISRMIRFPKPYFRTTSQGELVSMITSESEPMGGLMGDALAQPVFQAGQMLTIVAFLFMQSVWFGLVSIALIPLQAWLIPMLQRQINLLNKERIQQVRALAAEIGETAAGISDLRGNGGWRYRLAQISDRLGRLFEIRRRIYNKKYFMKFLNNLIGHMTPFVFYSAGGVLAIRGEITVGALVAGLAAYKDLSAPWKELLTYYNQMQDMGLRWSVMTERFAPKDMIDANLIEGMPDNLPHLRGDVVFRNVSLRDSEGNMVIENLSLTIPQGARVAVKSSSDAERAAFAQLLTREVLPTRGSITVAGHRLEALHQAVIAARVGYAHSHPYLFSGSLGDNVLMPLRSAPSLPRPSATVERQIAEAIRAGNSPDPLEADWVSPALAGLGSEDDMRDWWFQLIEAMGADQHLFRRTLHAQLQPGAHPLLEKHIVRLRPLIKRRLIKAGLDSAVLHFDPESFNPAVPLASNMLFATPTRDIAPEELLAPGQLFYQVIRDQKLAEETLEIGLGVAETLIKTFGRDDLDHPLFQRLGLDAELYCRLCNAAEEYAALESAGRSESRSKAGARSGRQGLSEASRAALMTLPFLLSAEQIGPGFPAAFKARILKIRATSGGALTARSQGLFVPLNAGSYVPRLSVMENALFGKVSLHAGDKARQVEALVSEVVTDHGLQKRLAMILYDLPTGLGGSLLDPVFQERAAFTRAAIKRPDVLILDRALASHDSDSRLRTRDRLRALMPATTMIFLEEEFRHPERYDLFVEIHDGHINGRVGGVERRQKDRSEGLVAEDFRQKLDVIGRAGLFTQLDARNQRLLAFSAQWHRVAEGDLVFSRGESGDAVYLCLEGRAELLWPEALADMAPIAVIEPGRLIGDLAVILRQPREMDLRAVEPCLFLRIGAEEYRAVIESDAGVATQLLETVSGHLVALASKVRAAGLPAMGFSGDVATAAEVSSSDTGFAPKERIEPKEPKEDEPR; this comes from the coding sequence ATGCCGCGCACGCTGTTTTCATTTATCTGGCGCTATTCAAAGCGGCAGCAGATGGGGCTATTGGCACTAACCTTGCTGATATTTCCGTTTCTTTTTGCGTCTCTGGAACTGCCCAAACGGATCATCAACGATGCCATTGGCGCGCCAACGCCCCGGGTCGAGGTCTGGGGCCATGAGATGAGCCAGGTCGAATATCTCTTGGTGCTGTGTTGTGGCTTTCTGGCGGCGGTGATTATTGCCGGGGTGTTGAAGATGCGCCTCAACACCGCCAAGGGGGTGACGGCGGAACGGCTGTTGCGGCGGCTGCGCTATACCCTGATCAGCCGGATGATCCGCTTTCCCAAACCCTATTTCCGCACCACCAGCCAGGGCGAGCTGGTGTCGATGATCACCTCTGAAAGCGAGCCCATGGGGGGCTTGATGGGGGATGCGCTGGCGCAGCCGGTGTTTCAGGCGGGGCAGATGCTGACCATCGTGGCCTTTTTGTTCATGCAAAGCGTCTGGTTTGGATTGGTCTCTATCGCGCTGATCCCCCTGCAGGCCTGGCTGATCCCGATGTTGCAGCGCCAGATCAACCTGCTGAACAAGGAGCGCATCCAGCAGGTGCGCGCCCTGGCCGCCGAGATTGGCGAGACCGCCGCCGGGATTTCCGATCTGCGCGGCAATGGCGGCTGGCGCTATCGGCTGGCGCAGATCTCGGATCGGCTGGGACGCCTGTTTGAAATCCGCCGCCGGATCTACAACAAGAAATACTTCATGAAGTTCCTCAACAACCTGATCGGCCATATGACCCCCTTTGTGTTTTATTCCGCAGGAGGGGTGCTGGCGATCCGTGGGGAAATCACCGTTGGGGCGCTGGTGGCGGGGCTGGCGGCCTATAAGGATCTTTCCGCCCCCTGGAAGGAGCTTTTGACCTATTACAACCAGATGCAGGACATGGGGCTGCGCTGGTCGGTTATGACAGAACGGTTTGCCCCCAAGGACATGATTGATGCCAATCTGATCGAAGGCATGCCGGATAATCTGCCGCATCTGCGGGGGGATGTGGTGTTTCGCAATGTCTCGCTGCGCGACAGTGAGGGCAACATGGTGATCGAAAACCTGTCCCTGACCATTCCCCAGGGCGCCCGGGTGGCGGTCAAAAGCAGCAGCGATGCCGAGCGCGCCGCCTTTGCCCAGCTCCTGACCCGCGAGGTGCTGCCAACGCGGGGCTCGATCACCGTGGCCGGACACCGGCTGGAGGCCCTGCATCAGGCGGTGATTGCGGCGCGGGTGGGCTATGCCCATTCCCATCCCTACCTGTTTTCAGGCTCGCTGGGCGACAATGTGCTGATGCCCCTGCGCAGCGCCCCCAGCCTGCCGCGCCCCTCGGCCACGGTCGAGCGCCAGATTGCCGAGGCGATCCGGGCCGGCAACAGCCCCGACCCGCTGGAGGCAGACTGGGTGAGCCCGGCGCTGGCGGGGCTGGGCTCGGAAGACGATATGCGTGACTGGTGGTTCCAGCTGATCGAGGCCATGGGCGCCGACCAGCATCTGTTTCGCCGCACCCTGCACGCCCAGTTGCAACCCGGCGCGCATCCACTGCTGGAAAAGCACATCGTACGGCTGCGGCCGCTGATCAAGCGTCGGCTGATCAAGGCCGGGCTGGACAGCGCGGTGCTGCATTTCGATCCCGAGAGCTTTAACCCGGCGGTGCCTCTGGCGAGCAACATGCTTTTTGCAACCCCGACCCGCGACATTGCCCCCGAGGAGCTATTGGCGCCGGGACAGTTGTTTTATCAGGTGATCCGGGATCAGAAGCTGGCCGAGGAAACGCTGGAAATTGGTCTGGGGGTGGCCGAGACCCTGATCAAGACCTTTGGCCGCGACGATCTGGATCATCCGCTGTTTCAACGTCTGGGCCTGGACGCAGAGCTCTATTGTCGCCTGTGCAATGCGGCCGAGGAATACGCCGCGCTGGAGAGCGCTGGGCGCAGTGAGTCCCGCAGCAAGGCGGGGGCGCGCAGTGGCCGTCAGGGCCTGAGCGAGGCGTCACGCGCGGCGCTGATGACGCTGCCTTTTCTGCTTTCGGCGGAACAGATCGGCCCTGGATTTCCCGCAGCCTTCAAGGCCCGCATTCTGAAGATCCGCGCCACCAGCGGCGGCGCGCTGACAGCCCGGTCCCAGGGGCTGTTTGTGCCGTTGAACGCAGGCAGCTATGTGCCGCGCCTTTCGGTGATGGAGAACGCGCTGTTTGGCAAAGTCTCGCTGCATGCCGGGGATAAGGCGCGTCAGGTGGAGGCCCTGGTGAGCGAGGTGGTGACGGACCATGGCTTGCAAAAACGCCTGGCGATGATCCTGTATGATCTGCCCACCGGTCTGGGGGGCTCGCTGCTGGATCCGGTGTTTCAGGAACGCGCTGCCTTTACCCGGGCGGCTATCAAACGGCCGGACGTGCTGATACTGGATCGCGCCCTCGCCAGCCATGATTCCGACAGCCGCCTGCGCACCCGTGACAGGCTGCGGGCGCTGATGCCCGCAACCACGATGATTTTCCTTGAGGAAGAGTTCCGCCACCCGGAACGCTATGATCTGTTTGTCGAGATCCATGACGGCCATATCAACGGGCGCGTCGGCGGTGTCGAACGCCGTCAGAAAGACCGCTCCGAGGGTCTGGTTGCCGAAGATTTCCGCCAAAAGCTGGATGTGATAGGCCGGGCGGGTCTGTTTACCCAACTGGATGCGCGCAACCAGCGGCTGCTGGCCTTTTCTGCCCAGTGGCACCGGGTCGCTGAGGGCGATCTGGTTTTTTCGCGCGGCGAGAGCGGCGATGCGGTGTATCTGTGTCTTGAAGGCCGGGCAGAGCTGCTCTGGCCGGAGGCGCTAGCTGACATGGCCCCGATAGCGGTGATTGAACCGGGCCGGCTGATTGGCGATTTGGCGGTGATCCTGCGGCAGCCGCGTGAAATGGACCTGCGCGCGGTGGAACCCTGCCTGTTCTTGCGGATTGGTGCCGAAGAATACCGCGCGGTCATCGAAAGCGACGCGGGCGTCGCCACCCAATTGCTGGAAACCGTTTCGGGCCATCTGGTGGCTCTGGCCTCCAAGGTGCGCGCGGCGGGCTTGCCTGCCATGGGTTTTTCAGGCGACGTAGCAACTGCTGCTGAAGTCTCCAGCAGTGACACGGGTTTTGCGCCAAAAGAGCGAATAGAGCCAAAAGAGCCAAAAGAGGATGAACCAAGATGA
- a CDS encoding CPBP family intramembrane metalloprotease, giving the protein MIPGSAYAAHEDLVAPGRSRAQLWRLLLGLGLIAMVSYGLQIVTVVVVLGFTSVEWLLALEQGSTPAALLILLASFGFMTLGVGLAARLLHERSLVGLIGPPGLAVQQFTRTCLGVAAVFVVIMILPPYDFGAPLVANLHWQLWLGLLPLSLLALLIQVSAEELVFRGYLQQALAARFSHPVIWLGLPSALFGAAHYMPQEAGENALLLCLWATGFGLLMADLTARAGTLGPAIAVHFVNNIVALLILGSPSSLHGLALYLLPYELSDVAALRPWLWVDCATTLVLWLVARLAIRR; this is encoded by the coding sequence ATGATCCCAGGGTCTGCCTACGCCGCCCATGAAGACCTGGTGGCACCGGGGCGATCCAGAGCGCAGCTCTGGCGTCTGCTGCTGGGGCTCGGCCTGATTGCGATGGTCAGCTATGGCTTGCAGATCGTAACGGTTGTGGTTGTGCTGGGCTTTACCTCGGTCGAGTGGTTGCTGGCATTGGAACAGGGAAGTACCCCCGCGGCCCTATTAATCCTGCTGGCGAGTTTTGGGTTTATGACACTGGGTGTAGGCTTGGCGGCGCGCCTGCTGCACGAGCGCTCCCTTGTTGGTCTGATCGGGCCACCGGGGCTGGCGGTGCAGCAGTTTACCCGGACCTGTCTGGGGGTGGCGGCTGTCTTTGTGGTTATCATGATTTTGCCCCCCTATGATTTTGGCGCACCACTTGTGGCCAACCTGCACTGGCAGCTTTGGCTTGGCCTGCTGCCGCTGTCACTTTTGGCCCTGCTGATCCAGGTCAGCGCCGAAGAACTGGTGTTTCGCGGCTATCTGCAACAGGCGCTGGCGGCGCGTTTCAGTCATCCGGTGATTTGGCTGGGGCTGCCTTCGGCGCTGTTTGGCGCGGCGCATTACATGCCGCAAGAGGCCGGGGAAAATGCCCTGCTTTTGTGCCTGTGGGCCACGGGGTTTGGCCTGCTGATGGCGGATCTCACCGCCCGTGCCGGCACCCTGGGGCCTGCCATTGCGGTGCATTTTGTCAACAATATCGTGGCCCTGTTGATCCTGGGGTCGCCCAGCAGTCTGCATGGGCTGGCGCTTTACCTGCTGCCCTATGAGCTGTCGGATGTGGCGGCACTGCGCCCCTGGCTGTGGGTTGACTGCGCGACGACACTGGTCCTGTGGTTGGTGGCACGGCTGGCGATACGGCGCTGA